CTACTTTCCCGTCACTGTCCAGTGCATATCCGAATTTAGCTGTCATCAGCTTAGGATCCAGGGCTTTTGCTCCGACAAGACCGGACTCTTCTCCGGCAGTAATGACAAATTCAATTTTGCCGTGCGGAATTTCTTTTTCTTTTAAAATACGGATTGCTTCAAACATCGCAGCAAGACCCGCTTTGTCATCTGCTCCGAGAATGGTTGTACCATCTGTTACGATATATCCATCTTTAATGGATGGTTTAATGCCCTTGCCTGGTACAACGGTATCCATGTGGGATGTAAAGTAAATCGGATCCACTCCATCTTTGGTTGCTTCCAGCGTGCAGATCAGGTTGCCTGCTCCATGCCCCGTTATGCCTGTCGTATCATCCTCCGTAACGTCCAGTCCAAGGCTTGCGAATTTTTCTTTCAGCACCTTCGCAATTTCTGCTTCAAACTTTGTTTCGGAATCGATTTTTACCAATTCGAGAAATTCTTCTACTAGCCTGTCTTGATTTACCATGGTGTTCCCTCCGTTTTCAATCACTTATAGCGGAATATTTCCGTGTTTTTTGTATGGCCGTGTCTCTTTCTTAGAAGAGAGCATGTCCAGTGCCTGAATAAGCTTAATCCTGGTTTCCCTAGGATCGATGACATCATCGACCATTCCCTGGCTTGCTGCTACGTATGGATTAGCGAATTTCTCACGATATTCCTCAATTTTTTTTGCTCGTTCCGCTTCCGGTTCTTCACTGTTTTGAATGTCTCTTGAAAAAATGATATTTGCCGCACCTTGGGGTCCCATCACGGCAATTTCAGCGTTCGGCCATGCGTATACCAGGTCTGCACCGATTGATTTGCTGTTTAGTGCTACATAGGCACCCCCGTATGCTTTTCTTAAAATAACCGTAATTTTGGGAACCGTTGCTTCTGAGTATGCGTATAAAATTTTTGCTCCGTGACGGATAATTCCGCCATGCTCCTGTTTAACACCAGGGAAAAATCCGGTTACATCTTCAAATGTAATAATCGGAATGTTAAAGGAATCACAAAAACGGATAAATCTCGCAGCTTTGTCTGAAGAATCGATATCCAGTCCTCCAGCCATGTATTTCGGCTGATTGCAGACTAAACCGACCGTTTTTCCCTTTATCCGTGCAAATCCGACCACCATATTTTTGGCAAAGCCCTCATGGACTTCCATGAATGAATCCGGGTCCATAATATTATGAATGACGGTTCTTACATCATAGGGTCTGATCGCATCAAAAGGGATTAAATCAGTTAAATCAGGACGGTAATCGCTCCCTTCAGGTTCTTCTTCATTTGGCGGCTTTTCTTCATTATTCTGAGGCAGATAGCTTAAAAGAAGCCGGACCTTTTCCAAAACTTCCTGCTCTGTCCCGCCGGAAAAATGGGCATTCCCGCTGACTGTATTATGTACATGCGCTCCACCAAGATCTTCTGAGCTGATTTTCTCACCAGTCACGGTTTCAATAACCTTCGGCCCTGTAATAAACATTTGGCTTGTTTTCTCCACCATGAAAACAAAATCAGTAATAGCCGGAGAATAAACCGCGCCGCCTGCACACGGTCCCAGAATAACGGATATTTGGGGAATGACCCCTGAATATATGCTGTTTCTGTAAAAGATGTGTCCGTAACCATCTAATGATACCACACCCTCTTGAATCCTCGCACCTCCAGAGTCATTCAGCCCAATGAATGGAGTGCCGTTCTTCGCTGCAAGGTCCATCACTGCTGCAATTTTTTTCGCATGCATTTCTCCGAGCGCTCCGCCAAATACCGTGAAGTCCTGTGAAAATAAATAAATGGGTCTGCCATTTACCTTTGCATACCCGGTTACCACTCCATCTCCCGGTCCTTTTTTGCCTTGGAGGCCAAAATCATTGCACCGGTGTTCAATAAACGCATTCAGTTCAACAAAGGTCCCCTCATCAACCAGTAGGTCAATTCGTTCTCTTGCCGTTAGCTTTCCCTTTTCATGCTGTTTTTCTATTTTATCATCTCCGCCGCCCATCTCAATCTCACGCCGGCGGTCATATAATTCGTTAATTTTATCGTAAATATCCATATTCATTTCACATCATTCCCCTTTTTTTCACAAAGCTCTGTTAAAGTTCCGCCTGTTGATTTCGGGTGCAGAAACGCAATGGCAGCCCCTCCTGCACCTAAGCGCGGAGTATGGTCGATCATGTTAATGCCCTGCGTCTTCAGTTCTTCAATCCGTGCTGCAATGTTTTCTACTTTATAAGCTACGTGATGAATTCCTTCGCCTCTTTTTTCAATAAACTTTGCTACCGGGCTATCGGAGGAAGTCGGCTCAAGCAACTCAATTTTTTGATTGCCCGCGTCTAAAAAAGCGACCTTGACCAGCTGGGAAGGCACTTCTTCCTCTCCAATGAGCTTCATACCTAATGTGGCTTCATAAAACGGCAGCGAATTCTGAATAGATGTTACCGCGATCCCTATATGATCTACTTTTTTTATCATGCTTTATCTCTCCCATGCTGTAAACGGATACATACATACATTCTCCAATATCCGCCTTGATTCCTTCTTATTCGAGTGAATCTCTTATTTCTGATTTGGTCTTGTCCGGAATTGAAATTCACGTTAAAATGAAACTATTGATTTTTGGGAGTGATTGACATGTCCAATAAAAAAGTCCAGAAAATTGTTGTGATGGTTATGCTGGGAGTCATGCTCCTGACAACGCTTCTAGCCGGATTATCAACTTTCATCGGGTTCTAAATAGGTGTTATATAAAAGGATCGCTGCGGCAGATTTGCCTCAGCGGTCCTTTTTATTTTTGCTTTGTTAGACTTGGCTTTGATTTTCGCTGCAGTCGTTCGCTCCAATCAGCCAACTTATTAGCTAACACGATTTTGCATATGATCGAAATCCGGAAACGTTCTGTTCACACCTGTTCTTGATTAATTAACTTTGCCGAAATTAATTGATCGAAGAAGGAGAATTGAATAGTCGTAAAGAACTACATTCATGCAGGATATTAGCTTATATGGAAAGGAGAATGATGAATGGAATTAGAACCCTGTTTTAATCATAATAGTGCAGCTGGAACCCATACATGTGCTTATTGCATGAAACGGTATTGCAAGGAATGTTTTTTACTGCATACTTCTAGAAAGGTAGTGATCTGCACCGGCTGCTATCAGAATATATCCAATCGAATTAAAAAAGTTTTCCCTTTGAACTTATCGCTGATCATCCTATCTGTATTATTTTTAATAGCCGTTCAAGTATGTTACTTTATAGAGCTTACCGACTTTTCAGCCACATTTATATCAACTCTATTTTTTACTGGTGCTGCCGTTTGGCAAATAAAAAAGCGAAAAACTTACAGGGAATTTTTAATCTCAGAGAAATCTCCAGAAGCATTACATGCATCCCCATCTGAATAATACATAACAGAACAGAAAAAACTCGCCAAATTTGGCGAGTTTTTTAAATCCTTTTATTCGGTTGAAATGGCCCCTTTTTCCTTAGCCAGTGTTTCAAACGTTTGATTCGTATCGGTAATCCAGACTTTGGTTCCGATTGGAATTTTGGAAAAGAGCTGTTTAACTTCTTCATTGTGCATGCGGACACAGCCCTGTGTGACAAAGCTTCCGATGGATGATTCGCGATTCGTTCCGTGAATACCATATGTCCGTCCATCCGTTCCTTCTGCATCAAATCCGATCCATCGGGGACCGAGAGGATTTTTCGGATCTCCGCCGGGAATGTCTTTTTTCCGGTAGTATGGATCCACCGCTTTAACGACAATTGAGAATTCTCCCTCTGGTGTAAGCTTTGATTCCTTACCGCTGGCAACAGAGTAAATCTTCTGAATCGATCCATCATCAATAAAAGCCATTTCGTTCGTTTGCTTATTTATAATCAGGTATGGATCTCCCTCAACCGGGTTATGTCCCAGCGGCCAAATCGGAGAAGCCATCAGTATGGAAAGAATCATCATCCATTTCAAAAGCAGCACCCTCTTTTTACTTATTATGAGAAAAAAGAGGGTGCTCCATCCTTATTTCAGTCCTTTGAAATAACTTTTCATCACTAAATATTGTTCAAGCTCCCTCACAAGATGAAGAAGGGAAGCACGGGTTTCAAATTCTTCTCTTGTTTTCGGCAGCTCCATTTCCTGAAAGGATGCTTTCATATCGTGCAGCTTTCTTAAAAACATATGGGCGGTGTTTCCTGGATGAATATGCTCGCGCAGATCTTTAATGAAATCGGCGATCATTTCCCCCTGTTCAACGGTAACGGATAAGTTTGAAATCAGCGGCAATAGCCGTTCAATTAATTCGAATTGTTTTTCTCTCATCCGAAAATAATGGTAATACAGGTTTTCGTTCCGGAGGAAATGGTTTTCAACATCCCGGAAGGCAAGTGTTTTGGCTTCATGAATGAGACTCGCCGTTTCTGTTATCTCTTTGCCATCCCATTGATTGTCCCCTTCAAGCAGATACAGCTCCATCTGGCAGAAAATCGAGGCAAAATTGGCTTCTATCTTTTTTTGATATGTTTCCAGCCTTCTGTCGACGCTCGGCATATAAAGGTTCATGATTAGGGCAACACCGATGCCTGTTGCAATCAGGGCAAGCTCGTTCAATATGAGCGGTAAAGTAATATGGTTGGATGCGTATAAATGAAGAATGATGACAGAGCTGGTTACAATGCCTTCCTTCGCTTTTGCCATAACAGCTACCGGTATAAATAACAGCAGCATAAGTCCGATGACTAGCGGAGAATAGCCGAACAGCTCAAAAAATGCGAATGAAAATATGATAGCGATGGAACACGCCAGAAATCTCGCCCATGAGCTTTGCAGGGATTTTTTCTTTGTTACCTGAATGCAGAGAATCGCAATAATTCCTGCTGAGGGGAAATTTTGAAGTCCGAACAATTGGGCTAGGCTGATCGCGGCAGCAGTTCCCAATGCGGTTTTTATCGTTCTGTAGCCTATTCTAAATTGCTTCATGCAAAAACTCCTAATTCTTGTTGTCCCTATATTGTAACCTAAAAAAGAACTGGTTCAAGCGGAAGCACCCCTCTCCTTTGACAAACACCTCGATTGGGTGCAGCAAAAGGAGGCGGGCG
The Metabacillus sp. FJAT-52054 genome window above contains:
- a CDS encoding L,D-transpeptidase, giving the protein MMILSILMASPIWPLGHNPVEGDPYLIINKQTNEMAFIDDGSIQKIYSVASGKESKLTPEGEFSIVVKAVDPYYRKKDIPGGDPKNPLGPRWIGFDAEGTDGRTYGIHGTNRESSIGSFVTQGCVRMHNEEVKQLFSKIPIGTKVWITDTNQTFETLAKEKGAISTE
- a CDS encoding aromatic acid exporter family protein, with the protein product MKQFRIGYRTIKTALGTAAAISLAQLFGLQNFPSAGIIAILCIQVTKKKSLQSSWARFLACSIAIIFSFAFFELFGYSPLVIGLMLLLFIPVAVMAKAKEGIVTSSVIILHLYASNHITLPLILNELALIATGIGVALIMNLYMPSVDRRLETYQKKIEANFASIFCQMELYLLEGDNQWDGKEITETASLIHEAKTLAFRDVENHFLRNENLYYHYFRMREKQFELIERLLPLISNLSVTVEQGEMIADFIKDLREHIHPGNTAHMFLRKLHDMKASFQEMELPKTREEFETRASLLHLVRELEQYLVMKSYFKGLK
- the prli42 gene encoding stressosome-associated protein Prli42 gives rise to the protein MSNKKVQKIVVMVMLGVMLLTTLLAGLSTFIGF
- the mce gene encoding methylmalonyl-CoA epimerase, with the protein product MIKKVDHIGIAVTSIQNSLPFYEATLGMKLIGEEEVPSQLVKVAFLDAGNQKIELLEPTSSDSPVAKFIEKRGEGIHHVAYKVENIAARIEELKTQGINMIDHTPRLGAGGAAIAFLHPKSTGGTLTELCEKKGNDVK
- a CDS encoding acyl-CoA carboxylase subunit beta, producing MDIYDKINELYDRRREIEMGGGDDKIEKQHEKGKLTARERIDLLVDEGTFVELNAFIEHRCNDFGLQGKKGPGDGVVTGYAKVNGRPIYLFSQDFTVFGGALGEMHAKKIAAVMDLAAKNGTPFIGLNDSGGARIQEGVVSLDGYGHIFYRNSIYSGVIPQISVILGPCAGGAVYSPAITDFVFMVEKTSQMFITGPKVIETVTGEKISSEDLGGAHVHNTVSGNAHFSGGTEQEVLEKVRLLLSYLPQNNEEKPPNEEEPEGSDYRPDLTDLIPFDAIRPYDVRTVIHNIMDPDSFMEVHEGFAKNMVVGFARIKGKTVGLVCNQPKYMAGGLDIDSSDKAARFIRFCDSFNIPIITFEDVTGFFPGVKQEHGGIIRHGAKILYAYSEATVPKITVILRKAYGGAYVALNSKSIGADLVYAWPNAEIAVMGPQGAANIIFSRDIQNSEEPEAERAKKIEEYREKFANPYVAASQGMVDDVIDPRETRIKLIQALDMLSSKKETRPYKKHGNIPL